The nucleotide sequence ATCAACGGTCCCGCGCACCCGACTCACACGCGCGGATTCGACGTAGACGGTGACCGAGACGGTTCGCCCGCGCCGCAACTGCGGGTCGTTCGTGCCGGCGATCCGGAACGAGCCCGTTTCGCCCTCCGACCAGACGCCGTCGCTCGCGAGGTTGAACGGCCCCGTCGGCCCGCCGCGAAAGCCCGTCGCCGCGAAGAACGGGACGGGCGGTTGATACCGCAGTTCCTCCCCGTCGACCGCGACGACGACTCGCACGTCCGCGAGGGGCAGCGGCGCACCGCGCTCGTGCGTGAGCGCGATCGTATCGCCGTCGAGCCGCAGCGAAAGGGCGACCGTTCCCACCTCGGAACCCGGCGGCGAGGCCGCGTCGCTCGCGATTCCCGGTTCGCCCGTCGCCGCCGCGACGGCCTCCGCACCGGCGGCGACGACGCCACCGAGCACGACTCCGACGAGGAGCAGCAGTACGACACCGATCACCGACGCCGACGCACGGGGAGACACGCGGGGCTCTGGGCGCTCGATGAGTTATGAACCTTCGGCCGCCGCGGGGTCTGTCAGTTGGCAAGAACGCCGGTCGGCGTCATCGACTCCGAATCGTTGCCCAGCGCGCTCTCGTTGACCGCGCCGTAGACGAACGGCGTCGGCGTGGGGTCGACTGAGAGCACGACGACCGAGCTCCCGTCGATGGCGGTCACTTGGTAGGTTCCGCTGGGTGCGAGCGTCCACAGCGAGCCGTCGTCGCCGGTCCGGCCCACGACGGAGCTCCGTCCGCCCTCGGGACCGACGGTGAGTTGCGCGTCGACCGGTTCGTCGTTCGACGTGCTGTTGAGTTGCAGTCGGACCGGACCGCCCGGATACGTCCGGTGGGCGGTCAACTCCAGGCCGTCTTTGACGGCCGAGGTCTCCGACCCGGTCGTCACCTGATCGATCGGGCGGTACTGGTACTCTTTGAACACGCGCTCGCTCCCGCTGTCGACGAACGCGACGAGCCGGCCTCGTTCGTGTTCGATGGTTACGCGCGTGCTGTCGCTCTCCGGGTTCCCGACGATGTCGTCGCGGATCCGAAGCTCGGTGATCGTCGGGTACGCCTCTTCGGTCGCGTTCACCGCGTCGGCGAGCGAGAACGAGCCACCGTTACCGAGTCGAAGCTCCCCGCGGTACGTCTCGCGGACGTACGTACCGTCCCGGATGACCGAGAGCTCGATGCTGTCGGCCCCCGACTGGACGAAAAAGCGCGTCGATTCGGCCTCTCCGTTGAGCACCGACGCCGCGTGGCCCCGAACCGGGCCGGTGAGCGTGTTCAGCTCCAGTTCGATGTTCCCGAAGCGCGACGAGGAGATGCTGAATCCCGGCGTCGACTCGACGAGCGACTGGAGCCGCTCGCGACGCTGCTGGAGCTCCCGCGCCTCGGCGTCGATCACGGCGAGTTCGTAGAGCAGTCGCCGCGGCGTCAGCTCTCCGCTCCCGTACGCCGCGATGACCTGCTGCTGTCTGGTCCGTAGCGTGATCGTCCGCTGTTCGATCGCGCTGACCTCCTGCAGCAGGTACTGCTGTCGTCTGTCGTTGGCCCCGGCGGCTTCGATCCGTTCGACGACCGCGGCGCTTTCGAGGCGGACGTCCGTGGTCTGTGACCCGAACGCGAGGCCGCTTCCGAGTTCGACGTACTCCGTCTTGAGCGTACTCCGAGTGGCCGATCCCTGCGGGATTCCGAGGACGCTGATCGACGTCTCCTCGTCGGTTTCGTTCGGCGTCGAGACCTGCATCGACGGACCGTACCCGGTGGAACCTGACGCGTCGCTGGCGAGCGCGTCCGAACCGTCGGGGAGCGCCGGAACCGCGCCGGCGACGGCGGAGAGGACGAGGAGGAGGGCGAGTGAGAGGGCGGCAGCACGCATACGCAAAGCGTATTCCCGGAACGTTATTAAAAACGCGCCATTCGGTCGGCCGTCGAACGCGTGTCGCATTTCAGCGTTCCACGTGCACTCTCTCGTCGGCGTCGGTCCGGTAGCGCGGTCCTGCCTCCCCACACCGTGGGTGACTCTCACGATGGAAAGCGTTTTCAGCGTTCCACGTGCACTCTCAGCAAATGCGGACGTCCGCGCTGTGGGTTGCCCTCCTCCTCGTCTCCGCCGCGGTCGCTCCAGCCTCCGCCCTCGCCGTCGGCGATCTCTCCGCCGGCTCGTCACCGTCGCCGACCGACGCTGGCCCGCCGGCCGACGAGACAGACGCCCTGCGATCGCCCGCCGTCTTCCAACAAGCGAGCGAAGACGATGTGGCCGCCCGAACGAGCGTCGAGATCGATCTCCAGTCCGACCGGAGCGCGGAGTGGCGCATCGAGACGCACTACGCGCTCGAATCGGAGAACGAGACGCGCGCGTTCAGAAGTCTCGCGTC is from Halobellus sp. LT62 and encodes:
- a CDS encoding DUF7096 domain-containing protein; this encodes MRAAALSLALLLVLSAVAGAVPALPDGSDALASDASGSTGYGPSMQVSTPNETDEETSISVLGIPQGSATRSTLKTEYVELGSGLAFGSQTTDVRLESAAVVERIEAAGANDRRQQYLLQEVSAIEQRTITLRTRQQQVIAAYGSGELTPRRLLYELAVIDAEARELQQRRERLQSLVESTPGFSISSSRFGNIELELNTLTGPVRGHAASVLNGEAESTRFFVQSGADSIELSVIRDGTYVRETYRGELRLGNGGSFSLADAVNATEEAYPTITELRIRDDIVGNPESDSTRVTIEHERGRLVAFVDSGSERVFKEYQYRPIDQVTTGSETSAVKDGLELTAHRTYPGGPVRLQLNSTSNDEPVDAQLTVGPEGGRSSVVGRTGDDGSLWTLAPSGTYQVTAIDGSSVVVLSVDPTPTPFVYGAVNESALGNDSESMTPTGVLAN
- a CDS encoding type IV pilin, which encodes MSPRASASVIGVVLLLLVGVVLGGVVAAGAEAVAAATGEPGIASDAASPPGSEVGTVALSLRLDGDTIALTHERGAPLPLADVRVVVAVDGEELRYQPPVPFFAATGFRGGPTGPFNLASDGVWSEGETGSFRIAGTNDPQLRRGRTVSVTVYVESARVSRVRGTVD